From the Oxyura jamaicensis isolate SHBP4307 breed ruddy duck unplaced genomic scaffold, BPBGC_Ojam_1.0 oxyUn_random_OJ71452, whole genome shotgun sequence genome, the window GTGACCGCAGCACGTCCTGGGCCAGCAGCTCTGCGGGCACCGGgccgctgggggggggggggggggggggccccggccCGGGCAAACCCCCCCCCGCGGACCCACAGGGACCCACGGGGACCCACGGGGCCGGCTGCCCCGCCACCGAGCACCCGTGGGTGCCGGCTCCCAGCAGGTTGTGGCACCCACGGGTGACGGGGCCAGGTCCCACCACCACCGAGCACCCATGGGTGACAGGGACATGTCCCACCAGTTTGTGGCACCCATGGGTGACGGGGACATGTTCCCCCAGTTTGTGGCACCCGTGGGTGATGAGGCCAGCTCCCACCACCACCGAGCACCCATGGCTCATGGGGCCAGGTCCCCCCAGTTTGAGGCACCCATGGGTGACGGGGACATGTCCCACCAGTTTGAGACACCCCTGGGTAATGGGGCCAACTCCCACCACCACTGGGCACCCATGGGTGACAGGGCCAGGTCCCACCACCGAGCACCCGTGGGTGACGGGGCCAGGTCCCACCAGTTTGTGGCACCCAAGGGTGAGGGGGCcagctcccaccaccaccccatgggtgccagccccagcccggcgACTCACCGATCTCCATCCCAGAGCACGTGGGCGACTCCAGGCCGCTGCCGACGTCGGGGCGCGGGCACAGCTCGGGgccgtccccgtccctgtccccatccccgtcccggTCCCGCGTGGCCCCCTCCCGCCGCTCGCCCTCCGCCTCCGTGCCGGGGCTGCAGCCGGCCCTTCCCTCGCAGGGCCcggggcaccccggggtgccgggggggggcagcgggtgGCCGCAGCACCCCGGCAGCCCCAGGGCGAAGGCAGCGCCCCCCTGGGCCGCCCGCTCCCGCTGccgctgctccagctgctgctgcacctcgGCGTGCAGCCGGTCCCGCTGCTTCTTGGACATGCGGCCGAACTTGACGGCTGCGGGGACACGCGGGGACACGCGGGGACACGCGTGGGTGCGTGGGCGCGTGCCCCACCgtgacccccagccccacacagccctgGCACCACGGCCTTACAGCCCCATGTGCGGGGTCCCCGCTGCCTCCAGGCcccccctgcctccttccctggGGGGGGCAAATGGGCCCtggggtccccgggggggggtcaCGGGAGCNNNNNNNNNNNNNNNNNNNNNNNNNNNNNNNNNNNNNNNNNNNNNNNNNNNNNNNNNNNNNNNNNNNNNNNNNNNNNNNNNNNNNNNNNNNNNNNNNNNNcgggggggggggtcacccACCGTCGCGGGACATGCCGAGGCGCAGGCACTTCTGCAGGCGGCAGTGCTGGCAGCGGTTGCGGCTGGCGCGGTCGATGGGGCAGTTCTGCTGGCGGCTGCAGGCGTAGCTCAggctgccctgctggctgcGCCGGAAAAAGCCCtgcgccggggggggggtcaccAAAAACACCAGGGGGTCACCACCGTGAGGGGGGGGCACCACCGTGGCCGGGGTCACTGCCGCGCCGGGGGCCACCGTCGTGCCGCCACCAGctgccccggtgccccccgcgTGCCCGCAGCCCGCTCACCTTGCAGCCCTCGCAGGTGATGACGCCGTAGTGGATCCCCGAGGATTTGTCCCCGCAGATCTTGCAGGGGATCACCTCGATGTGGGCTGCGGGCGGGAGGCAGTGCGTGGGCGCCCacggcccccccccgggctcgCAGGGTCCCCGGGGGCTCACCCACAGGAGCATTTGTCACCTCTGGGACCACACGTGTCCCCTGGGTGCCCAGCTGCACTCCCTGGCGCTCCTGTGTCCCACGGGGAGCCACGTGTCCCCAGCACGCACCCGGGGTGCCCATAGGGTCCTGGGGCCCCTTTGGGATCCAATGGCCCCGAAGGGATAACCGGACCCCTATGGACCCATGGGCTCCGGTGGCATCCCAAAGTGGGATCCCACAGCCCCTATGGGCTCACAGGGCCCTTACGGGATCCCACAGCCCCTATGGGCTCAGCCGCCCCGCCTGAACTCGCAGGTCCCACGTAGCCTCCGGCGTCCCCAAGGGCCTCACGTGTCCCCACCGGGCTCACGTGTGCCCCGTGGGTCCGC encodes:
- the LOC118159649 gene encoding nuclear receptor ROR-gamma-like — protein: MLLWVSPRGPCEPGGGPWAPTHCLPPAAHIEVIPCKICGDKSSGIHYGVITCEGCKGFFRRSQQGSLSYACSRQQNCPIDRASRNRCQHCRLQKCLRLGMSRDAVKFGRMSKKQRDRLHAEVQQQLEQRQRERAAQGGAAFALGLPGCCGHPLPPPGTPGCPGPCEGRAGCSPGTEAEGERREGATRDRDGDGDRDGDGPELCPRPDVGSGLESPTCSGMEIELLAQDVLRSHRETSQPRAEELQQRRWDTFSRDEVCAYQRKPMQEMWERCAGRLTEAIQHVVEFAKRLRGFMELCQNDQIVLLKAGAMEVVLVRMCRAFNPDNRTVLFEGKYAGTELFRSLGCHELVGSIFDFAQSLCALRLSESEVAFLCAIVLVNASEGPAPPNPPPPPGLCPNPRPFVPKRVLWDPVLVLSLSP